The Paraburkholderia hospita DNA segment CGAACTCGGAGCGAATGAAGCTCACCAGTTCCGACGCGTAGCGCAACTCGCCGACTGCACCCATGCCCGACGGCAAATCGCCACGCAACGCGACGATATGGCGGATGCCATGCGAGCGATACTCATTGAGAATCGCTCGCAAGCTTTCCCTCGACGAGCCGATGCACGACAGGTGCGGCGCGGCTTCGAGGCCGTCCTTCGCCATGTCGAGCACCGTGTCGAGCGTGCCTTGCTGGGTCGAACCGCCGGCGCCGAACGTGACGGACACGAACTTGGGCTTGAGCGGCAACAGTTCCGCGCGCGTCGCACGCAGCTTGTCGAGCCCTTCCTGTGTCTTCGGCGGGAAGAATTCGAATGAAAGTTCGATGGGGTTCATGGTTCTGTTGGCACCCGTCAGCCGATGCTGCGGTTGCCGAAGATGAGCGCGGACAGCAGCCACGAAACGATGCTGTACAGGATCGAGCCGAAAAACGCCGACCAGAAACCCGACACTTCGAAGCCCTTCAGCAGCGACGCGCACAGCCAGAAGCACAGCGCATTCACTACGAGTATGAAGAGACCGAGCGTGAGGATCGTGACGGGCAGCGTCAGCAGGATCAGCACCGGCCGCAAGACGGCATTGATGAGCCCGAGCACGACAGCGACGATCAACGCAGTACCGAAACTGCGGATATGGATCGACGGCACGAGGTAGGTGATGATCAGCAGCGCGAGCGCGTTGATCACCCAGGTCAGCAATACGGTCATGGACAGCTCCTGGTCGCCTGTGGACGTGAAGTCCGGATTGAACTCGAAGGCACGCGAGAAGCATCAGCCGATGCAATGCATCGCATGGGCGTGTGCTTCGTCCGATGCAGCCGCGTGCCGAAGCAAGCGGCTGCACCTGTCATGCCGCCTTTTGCGGCTTGGTTTGCGGCTTAATAACGGTAGTGGTTCGGCTTGAACGGACCGTTCTTGTCGACGCCGATGTAGCCAGCCTGTTCCGTCGACAGCTCCGTCAGGTTCGCGCCGATGCGCGCGAGGTGCAGGCGCGCGACCTTCTCGTCGAGCTGCTTCGGCAGAACATAAACCTTGTTCTCGTACTTCGCGCCGTCGACGAACAGTTCGATCTGCGCGAGCGTCTGGTTCGTGAACGAGTTCGACATCACGAACGACGGGTGGCCCGTCGCGCAGCCCAGGTTCACGAGGCGGCCTTCAGCCAGCAGGATCACGCGCTTGCCGTCCGGGAAAATGATGTGGTCGACTTGCGGCTTGATGTTTTCCCACTGGTACTGGCGCGTCGACGCAACGTCGATTTCCGAGTCGAAGTGACCGATGTTGCAGACGATCGCGTTGTTGCGCATCGCCTTCATGTGATCGTGGTTGATCACGTGGTAGTTGCCCGTTGCCGTCACGAAGATGTCGGCGTGCGGCGCGGCGGCTTCCATCGTCACAACGCGGTAGCCTTCCATCGCGGCTTGCAGCGCGCAGATCGGATCGATTTCCGTGACCCACACCGTCGCGCCCAGACCGCGCAGCGATTGCGCGCAGCCCTTGCCCACGTCGCCGTAGCCCGCCACAACCGCGATCTTGCCGGCGATCATCACGTCGGTCGCGCGCTTGATACCGTCGACGAGCGACTCACGGCAGCCATACAGGTTGTCGAACTTCGACTTCGTGACCGAGTCGTTCACGTTGATCGCGGGGAACGGCAGACGGCCTTCCTTCTCCATCTGATACAGGCGGTGCACGCCCGTCGTCGTTTCTTCCGTGACGCCCTTGATGTGCGCGAGGCGCTTCGAGTACCACGTCGGGTCAGTGTCGAGATGCGCAGCAATCGACTTGTACAGCGCGACTTCTTCTTCGTTGGTCGGCTTCGAGATCACCGAGCGATCCTTCTCGGCCTTCGAACCGAGAATCAGCAGCAGCGTTGCGTCGCCGCCGTCGTCGAGGATCATGTTGGCGAACTCACCGTTCGGCCATTCGAAAATGCGGTGCGAGAACTCCCAGTATTCGTCGAGCGATTCGCCCTTGAACGCGAACACGGGCGTGCCGGCCTTCGCGATGGCGGCGGCGGCGTGATCCTGCGTCGAGAAGATGTTGCACGATGCCCAGCGAACGTCCGCGCCCAGCGCGGTCAGCGTCTCGATCAGCACGCCCGTTTGAATGGTCATGTGCAGCGAGCCCGCGACGCGCGCGCCCTTCAGCGGCTGCTGCGTCTTGTACTCTTCGCGGGTTTGCATGAGACCGGGCATTTCGGTCTCGGCGATGGTGAGTTCCTTGCGGCCCCAGTCGGCCAGCGACAGGTCGGCAACAACGAAATCCTGCGAATTTTTGGAATCCATAACTGCGGCGTTCATCACGCCCTCCTTTCTAAAAATGACTAGAAATTTGACGTGAGCGCCGTTCGATGCGGTTGGTTTGTTGGCGCTGCGCGCGTCCAATCCTTCCGATTGAAAGCCTTCGAGCCTGGCGGGTGAAACCCGTCGCAACGCTCCTCGAAGACGAACGGCGATTGTAGCAAAACGAGATGGCTTGCGGAATGACGATTCAGCTTATGCCGATTGATCTGGCGGTGAATTTGCGCCCGGTTGCGCACTCAGATGTGGTGCGAGTTCGACGCCGCGTAATTCCTTGGTCGCTTCATACGCGCGGCGCACGAAGTGCCAGGATGCCTCGCGGGTCGAGTTGACGAGTTCGTCCGACGCCTGGAGCATGCCCATCGAAATGCGGAAATACCGTTCTGCATGGATGTTCGGGTGATAGTGCATGCGCACGCGCCTGCGGTCATTGAGACGCGGATTGCCGAAGATATTCAGCAGCGCCAGCGAAAACGCGCCGTCCTCGCCGCCATGACGCCGGAACACGTCGTCGAGCGGAAAGCCGCCGAACGCGGCATAGACGGAGCGGCGGATCACGAGGCTGCTCGGCACCGTGTTGCTCAGCGTCGCCGCGTGAATGTCGAACTGCGGGTGACCCGTGATGTCGGCGGGAAAGCCGCAATACTCGACGTCGAGGCGGATCGAAGGCTGACCTGGATGATCGTGCAGGAACGCGGCGGCAGCGGCGAGCGCGTGCGGCATGTATTCGTCGTCGGCGTCGATGAAAGCCAGCAGCGGGTGCAACGCATGCATCGCGCCCCAGTTCCGCGCGCGTGCTGCGCCGCCGTTTTGCGGCATGCGCAGCAGTTCGATCTGCGGATACTGCTGCGCGTATTGGGCAGCGATGTCGGGCGAAGCGTCACGTGAGCC contains these protein-coding regions:
- the ahcY gene encoding adenosylhomocysteinase, which gives rise to MNAAVMDSKNSQDFVVADLSLADWGRKELTIAETEMPGLMQTREEYKTQQPLKGARVAGSLHMTIQTGVLIETLTALGADVRWASCNIFSTQDHAAAAIAKAGTPVFAFKGESLDEYWEFSHRIFEWPNGEFANMILDDGGDATLLLILGSKAEKDRSVISKPTNEEEVALYKSIAAHLDTDPTWYSKRLAHIKGVTEETTTGVHRLYQMEKEGRLPFPAINVNDSVTKSKFDNLYGCRESLVDGIKRATDVMIAGKIAVVAGYGDVGKGCAQSLRGLGATVWVTEIDPICALQAAMEGYRVVTMEAAAPHADIFVTATGNYHVINHDHMKAMRNNAIVCNIGHFDSEIDVASTRQYQWENIKPQVDHIIFPDGKRVILLAEGRLVNLGCATGHPSFVMSNSFTNQTLAQIELFVDGAKYENKVYVLPKQLDEKVARLHLARIGANLTELSTEQAGYIGVDKNGPFKPNHYRY
- a CDS encoding phage holin family protein, which encodes MTVLLTWVINALALLIITYLVPSIHIRSFGTALIVAVVLGLINAVLRPVLILLTLPVTILTLGLFILVVNALCFWLCASLLKGFEVSGFWSAFFGSILYSIVSWLLSALIFGNRSIG
- a CDS encoding glycosyltransferase, giving the protein MPPISVIIPCYNAEQTLARTLDSCIAQPEAAQILVIDDGSRDASPDIAAQYAQQYPQIELLRMPQNGGAARARNWGAMHALHPLLAFIDADDEYMPHALAAAAAFLHDHPGQPSIRLDVEYCGFPADITGHPQFDIHAATLSNTVPSSLVIRRSVYAAFGGFPLDDVFRRHGGEDGAFSLALLNIFGNPRLNDRRRVRMHYHPNIHAERYFRISMGMLQASDELVNSTREASWHFVRRAYEATKELRGVELAPHLSAQPGANSPPDQSA